In a single window of the Methanolacinia paynteri genome:
- a CDS encoding ABC transporter substrate-binding protein, protein MRKILVMFVMAVVVAAAVIAAGCTGTGDSGSSEAKELNFGYQPSTHQIAYMTAMSKGWWDETIQPYGYTTDPDKNEIQFPTGAPEMQAMLAGEIDVAYVGSAPVISALSTGLKAKIIAAVQTQGSALVLQPNIEYNSPEDLKGLTIATFPSGTIQDTILREWLAENNLTVGEDTDAGEVDVLPMGPGDAITAMTAKQIDGTFLPSPSPTTLVEEGNGKIVEWSGSMMPDHPCCVLVVSDRLIEENPDLVTALVKTHIKATEYNLANPDEAAHIYANYTKNTYEIASESIANWDGTWTADPNQIVDGVMDYVSVQEELGYIDNPLTQDQIFDLSFYEKATSA, encoded by the coding sequence ATGAGAAAGATATTGGTTATGTTTGTTATGGCAGTCGTCGTTGCGGCTGCCGTAATCGCTGCCGGCTGTACCGGGACCGGAGATTCCGGCTCGTCCGAAGCGAAGGAACTGAACTTCGGCTACCAGCCGAGTACGCACCAGATCGCGTATATGACCGCGATGAGCAAAGGCTGGTGGGATGAGACCATCCAGCCCTACGGATATACGACCGACCCCGATAAGAACGAGATACAGTTCCCGACCGGGGCCCCCGAGATGCAGGCCATGCTTGCAGGCGAGATCGATGTCGCATATGTCGGCTCCGCGCCTGTAATCTCCGCACTTTCTACGGGGCTTAAGGCGAAGATTATCGCCGCAGTCCAGACCCAGGGTTCGGCCCTCGTACTGCAGCCCAACATAGAGTACAACAGTCCTGAGGATCTCAAGGGCCTGACCATCGCAACATTCCCGTCCGGAACGATCCAGGACACGATCCTTAGAGAGTGGCTCGCCGAGAACAACCTGACTGTCGGTGAGGATACCGATGCGGGCGAGGTAGACGTCCTCCCGATGGGCCCCGGCGATGCGATCACCGCGATGACGGCGAAGCAGATCGACGGAACGTTCCTCCCGTCGCCTTCCCCCACGACACTCGTTGAGGAAGGAAATGGCAAGATCGTCGAATGGTCCGGCAGTATGATGCCCGACCACCCGTGCTGTGTTCTCGTAGTGAGCGACAGGCTGATCGAGGAGAACCCCGATCTTGTCACAGCACTCGTGAAGACGCACATAAAGGCGACCGAGTATAACCTCGCCAACCCCGACGAAGCTGCGCATATCTATGCAAATTACACCAAGAACACATATGAGATCGCGAGCGAGTCCATCGCCAACTGGGACGGCACATGGACCGCCGACCCGAACCAGATCGTGGACGGCGTGATGGATTACGTGAGCGTACAGGAGGAGCTCGGCTATATCGACAATCCGCTCACGCAGGACCAGATATTCGATCTCTCCTTCTATGAAAAGGCGACATCCGCCTGA